A window of Microcoleus sp. bin38.metabat.b11b12b14.051 genomic DNA:
TAGGTCAATTTTGGCGAATAATGAGCGATTTGTTTATCGATTTGTCCGATCGCTACGAAGCCGGTACAATTAAGTCGATCGCAGAGATAGTAGATTTTGTCTTAGCCGGTTTAGTAAGCGCCGCCGCTTTACCAATCACCTACAGCGTCAAGATTCGGGGTGAAGTTTACGATATCCTGCCCGCATCGGCCAACTTGACATTTTTACCAGATGTAGCAGTACCTTATGTAGAAGCAGTTTTCTTTCGAGGAACAGCTTTTTTTGGCACAGTTTCCTACAACGCCCAAGCCCATCAAATCCCAGAAGAACAAAAAGAATTTAGCTACGGGGCTTTGTTTGCAGATCCTTTACCCATCGGAGGTGCAGGGATTCCGCCCACTCAATTAATGCAAGATATGCGGCATTTTCTACCCGATTATTTGCACGAAGTTTACCGCACTAGCTGTCGCGGCGAAGATGATTTGCGGGTGCAAATTTGCCAGAGTTTTCAGAAGTCAATGTTTTGCGTAACGACAGCGACTATTTTCGGTTTAGCACCTCATCCCATGAATACCTCCGATCCTGAGGAAAAAAAGGCTAATCGAGCTTATTTGGAAGGTTGGATGGATCGATTTGGCACTTCTCGCTTAGATTGGGCAAATCAGCCAACTATCAGGGCTTGTCAGCTTTTCCCTGAACGTTAGTCAGTTGACAGTTGACAGTTGACAGTTGATAGTTGACAGTCATTGGAAGCAATTACCAAACTATTCGTAGGGTGTGTCGCTACTGAAAATCTCTAAATTTAATCGACAATCTCATAGCGACGCACCTTACACATGAGGTGGGCAAAAAAAACTCCGTTGACAGTTGACAGTTGACTCCGAAAGCAGTAGTCATTGGAAACAATTACCAATTACCAATTACCAAAGTATTCGTAGGGTGTGTCGCTACTAAAAATCCCTAAATTTAATCAACAATCTCATAGCGACGCACCTTACACATCGGGCGGGTAAAACAACCTCCGTTTCATTCCGCTTAATAATTATTTTATTGCACGAATTTTTATAAATCATATAATATGCCATCCGGTCAATTACTCGCAATACAAAAGGTTCGTAGTGAGGACTTTAGTCCGCATCCAAGAAGGACTGAAGTCCTCACTACAAACCAATCTTAGTATAATCATTCGACCGGACATGATATAAAACGTAATTTATCCTACTGCAAATTCAGTTAAATGTCGCAGGTTAGGAGGGTCAAAAGCCAAAAGGTTCGTAGTGAGGACTTTAGTCCGCATCCAAGAAGGACTGAAGTCCTCACTACAAACCAATCTTAGTAAAATCATTCGACCGGACATGATATAAAATATAATTTATCCTACTGCAAATTCAGTTAAATGTCGCAGGTTAGGAGGGTCAAAAGCCAGTATAATATCTTGTTTAGGAACTCCCAATTCAACAAGTTCATTGGCAATACCGACTTCAGTGCCATCCTGCTGAATCCAGATTTTATCATCTATAATATCCAAGTGCAAAACAGGGCCATAAATCCGATGCTGATTGCGCCAGCCCACATACAGCAATTGATAATGATCGCGATCGGTATCAAAGATAGTTTGAGCTTGAATGCGCTCATCCCAAACCAGACTGGCGTGTTGGGAGAGCAGATTTTGGATGTGCTGCCGGTAAATGTCTACATTTGCCATTGTGCGATCGCCTCCTGCTCTGTATTATAAATAATCAAATGGATTTGATTTTGTTGAACCAAAGACCGGATAAACCCCGTTGTAAAAAAACTATCGTAGACGTTATTGGGTACTGCTAGGTATAAAATTCGGTCAACTTCCTGTATTTCTAAAGCCGCTCGATAACTAATAAATTGTCCTAAAGCTGTATAAAATTGAGAGATTTTGGATGGCCCAATAAAGCTTTTGATTTCAACGGCAATTTTCTGTCCGTCTTTTTGGGCTGCCAGCACTTTTTCGGCACCCAAATCGATGTAAAGTTCTAAAGATCCTGCTTGTAAGTTGTATGGATCGTGAGTAATCTGCCATCCGTCTTTCTGGAGAGCGGTTTTAACAACTTCGTGAAAGATATCTTTAGCAGGCACGGCTTTACTGACTCGCTGTGTTGAATATTTGGATAGTTGTATTTTAACCCAGATTCCGCAACCAGATGACAGTTGGAGTTCGGAATCAGGGTTTTAGGGTGTGCGACAGTGAGAAACCTTTGACTTCTGACTTGTGACTGTAGAATGTCACGCACCGTTTACCAATTCCCAATTACCAATTACCAAAGTATCTAAATTCGGACTAGAAGACTCACGCCGTGAGAATCTGTTCCGCAAGTTCCCAACAAACCATAGGTTTGGGCTAAATCTTTGACTAAAGCAGTTTGTTTCGGACTTGGTTTCCAAGGATTAGGATTAGTGTAAGCATAGTAAATTTCTACGCCGTCAATGCCAAGACGGGCTGCTTCTGGGATGAGTTGATCTGCGATCGATCGATACCGACAAGGATGTGCTAAAACCGCTAAACCTCCTGCTTCCTGAATCGCTTCAATTACCCTGGCTGCGGAATAAAAAGCCTGACCTTCAGTAGCTTTACCTCGCAAGTAAGGTGTGAGACTGGGATGTTGCGGATCGAAGGCATAAGCGAGAATGTGTACGTCGTTGTTGAGCAATTCGGCATTAATTTCAGCACCCGTCCAAAGACTCGGTGCTGTGCTAATCCTGTCGGGATTGTTTAATTTCCAATTATCCAGCCAAATTTGAGCTTGAGCGTAGCCTTTGGCGGTGTGGTGGTCAGTGATAGCTAAGCCTTTCAAACCACCTGCTATGGCTAGTTCCATCAACTTCTCTGGCTGCAATCGCCCGTCCGAGTAGACTGTGTGCATATGGAAGTTATAGGAACCCGGACAGCTATCGGCATCAATTGTCTGCAAGACTTGTTTGAGTCCCGAGATATTCTGGGCTTCTGGTTTGAGGCTAGAACTTGTTGAGGCAGCGAGATTGACCGTCATAAGCCTTATTATAAAAAAAACTAGCTTTGTTAACTATATCGAATTTTTTATTTAAATGTTGAGGGCTGATACTCACAGGTACTCTAAAGCCTTAGTCGCACTTCAAGGCTGCGGGGGCGGTGGGAAATTCGATCGGCAAAAAGGTAACACCAAATTGTTCTCTAGAACACGGAACAATGTGTGCCAATGCTTGAGGAGGGTTTTTCCGATTTCCAGTCATCGAGTCAAACTCAATTATACCGGTGGCTCCGTCAGCTTTAAAGCCAGGAGAGGCTAAGGTTTTTTGCATTCCTTCCCGGCTAGGTTCTGGCTGCATTTCTATGGCTTTAATTAGCGTTTTTGCAGCATCGTAGGTTAAAGCCGATCCAGTGTTGATCGGGCCTCCCCACATTTTTTCAGCATTGACTGGAAACTTTCGATCGAAACTGATTGACGGATGCCAAGACACGGATACGGCGAGTTTTTCAACAGACTTTAGCTGTTTTACTGCTTGTAAAGTTCTCGGATCGTGCAGAGTCGAAGGGCCGACCATCCAATTGCGATCGTCGTTGATTTTAATCATATCGATCGCGTTTTCTAGAGAATTAGTGACTTGACCATCTGGAAAAACCGCTATGGCCGTTTTTCCTGCTTTCTCAACTTCTCTTATTGCTGCTTCTGCCTTAAAATCATTTTTAGATAAGTCATAATTACTAATTCTAGATGTCTCGCCTCCTTGAGCTTCAAATTGCTTTTTGAATTCTTCCCACAAAGAAGCACTGAAAGGACTGTTGGGATTGTAAAAAACTGCCGCTTTTTTCTCGCCGGCTTTAATTAGTTGATTTACTAAAGCTTGAGCTTCTCTGCTAGTTGTCGGAGCTGTCCGAAAGAAGGATTTTCGAGGTTGGCGCGTCAGTTCTTCTGTCGTGGCTCCTGGAGAAATAAGAACCAGTTTATTTTGATTGTAAATATCTACTGTTTCTACAGTCATGTCACTGGTGTAGTGTCCAATGACTGCTAGAATTTTGGGCTGAGCTACCAGATAATTTGCCCTTTTAACTGCGTAGGATTTGATATTTGCGTCGTCAGCAATGATTACTTTGAGACCTTTGCCTTTTATCGATTTTGCTTCGAGCAAGCCTTGACCTGGAAAATCTCGCTCGCTGTTATTTGTTGAAAGGAGACCTAAATTAACTTCGGTTTGAGCTTGACCAATACCGCGCAGCAGTTCTTCGGCTAAACTTGCATTGACTATAGTTCCCGTCCCGTCCTGATTTCTGCGAATGGGAACAACAATTGCGATCGTATAATACTCTGCATCGATCGCCTCTAGCAGAGCATTGTTCATGTAAATTAAAGTTTCGGGGTCTTTGCGGTCTTCCCGCCAGGACTGTTTGAACTGTTTTAAAGCTTCGGGATAATTTTTGTCGGCAAATTCATTT
This region includes:
- a CDS encoding PHP domain-containing protein; amino-acid sequence: MTVNLAASTSSSLKPEAQNISGLKQVLQTIDADSCPGSYNFHMHTVYSDGRLQPEKLMELAIAGGLKGLAITDHHTAKGYAQAQIWLDNWKLNNPDRISTAPSLWTGAEINAELLNNDVHILAYAFDPQHPSLTPYLRGKATEGQAFYSAARVIEAIQEAGGLAVLAHPCRYRSIADQLIPEAARLGIDGVEIYYAYTNPNPWKPSPKQTALVKDLAQTYGLLGTCGTDSHGVSLLVRI
- a CDS encoding CO2 hydration protein, coding for MTSTVLKPSSHPLSAYIDILESGKALLPESTENVVEVVGVLKSYAIVLDAYSRNLNYIAEEQFLVLFPFFKYFNGEVTAPKLMRYLWHDRINFEYAEYCMRTMLWHGGGGLDSYVDSPEFSSLAEKAIAAKLKGNFLMQGLHKAFPEFLPEQVRMLAYYTGLGQFWRIMSDLFIDLSDRYEAGTIKSIAEIVDFVLAGLVSAAALPITYSVKIRGEVYDILPASANLTFLPDVAVPYVEAVFFRGTAFFGTVSYNAQAHQIPEEQKEFSYGALFADPLPIGGAGIPPTQLMQDMRHFLPDYLHEVYRTSCRGEDDLRVQICQSFQKSMFCVTTATIFGLAPHPMNTSDPEEKKANRAYLEGWMDRFGTSRLDWANQPTIRACQLFPER
- a CDS encoding XisH family protein, with translation MPAKDIFHEVVKTALQKDGWQITHDPYNLQAGSLELYIDLGAEKVLAAQKDGQKIAVEIKSFIGPSKISQFYTALGQFISYRAALEIQEVDRILYLAVPNNVYDSFFTTGFIRSLVQQNQIHLIIYNTEQEAIAQWQM
- a CDS encoding bifunctional serine/threonine-protein kinase/ABC transporter substrate-binding protein; its protein translation is MCVNLGHILHESYQIIDQLECGGCGITYIANDLSKPGNPVCVVKEIPFPQSKDPRVLEMARRRFEREASTLRRLGNHPCIPKLFACFEENDYFYLVQEYIKGFPLSQELVASQHWTERETVAFLREALEILQIVHKENIVHRDIKPANLIRRKKTKKLVLIDFGAVKEISKFTANSTGKIFTSEAIGTSGYMPAEQSDTRLEAQPYNDIYALGITAIQAITGTSPQYLPSNPPTGDVIWHYSTFDRPAVKVSDGFKDILTGMVRYHFNNRYQSVADVLRDLDSIEQPEDPPCNKPWFRRLLLGSVGIAASNILLLNPRILSLIPITSTQPTQAETSLISPSPAPSADGISYGEKLLVQTSAPWSKQRGINEFADKNYPEALKQFKQSWREDRKDPETLIYMNNALLEAIDAEYYTIAIVVPIRRNQDGTGTIVNASLAEELLRGIGQAQTEVNLGLLSTNNSERDFPGQGLLEAKSIKGKGLKVIIADDANIKSYAVKRANYLVAQPKILAVIGHYTSDMTVETVDIYNQNKLVLISPGATTEELTRQPRKSFFRTAPTTSREAQALVNQLIKAGEKKAAVFYNPNSPFSASLWEEFKKQFEAQGGETSRISNYDLSKNDFKAEAAIREVEKAGKTAIAVFPDGQVTNSLENAIDMIKINDDRNWMVGPSTLHDPRTLQAVKQLKSVEKLAVSVSWHPSISFDRKFPVNAEKMWGGPINTGSALTYDAAKTLIKAIEMQPEPSREGMQKTLASPGFKADGATGIIEFDSMTGNRKNPPQALAHIVPCSREQFGVTFLPIEFPTAPAALKCD
- a CDS encoding XisI protein, translating into MANVDIYRQHIQNLLSQHASLVWDERIQAQTIFDTDRDHYQLLYVGWRNQHRIYGPVLHLDIIDDKIWIQQDGTEVGIANELVELGVPKQDIILAFDPPNLRHLTEFAVG